The Streptomyces rubrogriseus genomic sequence CGCGCTCCCGACACGAACGCGCCCCATTCCGCCGGGGTGAAGATCAGGGAGGGGCTCTGCGGGCTGCCGCTGTTCCGCATGGCGATGAATCCCTCGACAAAGGCGATCTGGACATCCCCCAGGCCTCGGCTGCTGGACTGCCACTGCGCGTTGCTGAGATCCAGCTCCGGCTTGTCCCAGCCCATGAGCGTGCGCTGGTGGGTGGTGCTCTCGGCCACGTCCGTGCTCCTCCCGGTTTCGTCGTCCGCGGCCAGCCTAGCGACCGGGTTCGACCGCCGACAGGCCACGTGGGAAGTGCCTTGCGGGGAGATGCGAAGGAGATCGGTTCGGTCCGAGGAAGGTGGCGATCCGGTGGGTGAACCAGCGCGGGTCGTCCAGCCACGGGTAGTGCCCGGCGCCGGGCTGGACGGCGAGCTCGGCGCGCGGGAAGACGTCGGCGCAGCGGCGCGCCAGCTCCGGGCTGGGGCCGCCGTCGCGCTCACCGGCGAGGACGAGCACCGGGGCGAGGCAGCGGGCGAGCGCGGCCCTGGTGGCGGGCGGGTCGAAGGCGTCCGGGGAGAGGAAGACGTCGCCCGCCCCGTCGTTGCTCTCCTCGTCGGCGCGCGCGTCGTGTGCGCGGGCCGTGTCGTCCCAGCGGCCGAAGAAGAAGGGCGCGAACACGGGGTCGAACTCGCCGGTCCCGGCGAGCCAGGCCCGGAAGGGCCCGATGGCCTCCTCGAACCACGGCTCGTCCGCGCGCAGGAGCGCCGCCCGGAGCCGGTCCTCGGGCGTCGCCGGCATGTCCAGGGCCCAGGGGGTGGCGGTGACCAGGACGAGCCGTGACACCCGTTCCGGGTGGCGGGCGGCGTACAGCAGGGCGAGGCTGCCTCCGGCCGAGTGCGCGAGGAGGTCCATGCGTGCGAGGCCGAGGTGCTCGCGCAGTGCCTCCACGTCGGCCACGAGCCGGTCGCAGCGGTATGTCGCAGGGTCCTGAGGGACGGCGGAGCCGCCGGTGCCGCGCAGGTCGAGGAGGACCAGCAGGCGGTGTGCGGCGAGGCCGCCCAGGTCGCCGAGGTAGCTGGACGCGCGCATGGGTCCGCCCGGCAGCACGACCAGCGGGTCCCCCTCGCCGCGTACGTGGAAGGCGAGGCGGGTCCCGTCGTGGGCGGTGAAGGTCTGCATGGCGCCGATCCTCACCGTCCGCCGCGCTGCCGCGCAACGGGGTTGGGGAACCGGGCCCCGGGTTCAGGCACCGGCGAAGCGGTCCCGCAGTTCCCTCTTGAGGATCTTCCCGCTGGCGTTGCGCGGCAGGGCGTCCACGAACAGGACGCGTTTGGGCGCCTTGAAGGCGGTGAGCCTCTCGCGGGTGTGGGCGATCAGCTCGTCCTCGGTGACCTCCGAGCGGGGGACGACGACGGCCGTGACGGCCTCGATCCACCGTTCGTCGGGCAGGGCGATCACGGCCGCCTCGGCGACGGCGTGGTGCGTGTAGAGGGCGTCCTCGACCTGGCGTGAGGCGACCAGTACGCCACCGGAGTTGATGACGTCCTTCACCCGGTCGACGATGGTGTAGTAGCCGTCGGCGTCCCGGACGGCGAGGTCGCCGGAGTGGAACCAGCCGTCGCGGAAGGCGGCCTCGGTCTCCTCGGGCCGGTCCCAGTAGCCGTCGCACAGCTGCGGGGAGCGGTAGACGACTTCGCCGGGCGTGCCGTCGGGGACGTCCTTGCCGTCCTCGTCGACCACACGGGCGTCGACGAAGAGGACCGGGCGGCCGCAGGAGTCCATGCGGCCCTCGTGCTCGTCCGGGCCGAGCACGGTGGCGAGCGGGCCGATCTCGCTCTGGCCGAAGCAGTTGTAGAAGGCGAGGTGCGGCAGGCGTGCGCGCAGTCGTTCCAGAACGGGCACCGGCATGATGGACGCGCCGTAGTAGGCCTTGCGCAGGCCGGTCAGGTCGCGGGTGGCGAAGTCGGCGCGGTTCGCCAGGCCGATCCACACGGTGGGCGGTGCGAACAGGCTGTCCACGCGGCCCGCTTCGATCAGGTCGAAGAGCCGGTCGCCGTCGGGCGCGTCCAGGATGATGTTGGTCGCGCCGACGGCGAGGTAGGGCAGCAGGAAGACGTGGGTCTGGGCCGAGTGGTAGAGCGGGAGCGCGTGCACGGGGCGGTCGCCGGCGCCGAGGTCCAGCGCGGTGATGGCGCTCAGGTACTCGTGCACCAGCGCCCGGTGGGTCATCATCGCGCCCTTGGGCAGCGCGGTGGTGCCCGAGGTGTACAGGAGCTGCACCAGGTCCTCGGCGCCCGGCTCGGGGCCGTCGTACGGGGGCGCCGCCGCGAGGCGGGCCAGGAGCGAGTCGTCGGTGTCGCGCAGCGGCAGGGTGCGGGCCTGGCCGGGGAGCCGGGCGGCGAGGCCGGGGTCGGTGAGGACCAGGGTGCTGCCGGACTGGCCGACGATGTGGGCGAGGTCCTCGCCGGTGAGGTTCTGGTTGACCGGGACGTGCACCAGGCCCGCGCGGGCGCAGGCCAGGAACGCGATCAGGTAGGCGTCGGAGTTGTGGCCGTAGGCGGCGACCCGGTCGCCCGGGGACAGTCCCTCGCCCAGCAGGACGCTCGCCGCGCGGGAGACCGCGGTGTCGAGTTCCGCGTACGTCCAGGAACGGTCGCGGTACTCCACCGCGACGCGTGCCGGAGTGCGTCGGGCGCTGCGGCGCAGCACCCCGTCAACAGTGCTGCCGGTGCTGCCGTGTCCGGGCGTCATGACCTGATCCTCGGCCGGTCGCGGGGGCGGGTCAAGCGGTGTGCGCCGGTCCGCCGGCTCCCGGCGCCCGCTCGGTCCGCCCCATTGACACGGCCCGTCGCTGACAGGAAAGTTTCACTCCGCACGGCGATCCGGGAAAGATACTTTCAGCTTCGGTGGCGGGAGACTCTTCGATGGCCGGTCAGGCGACGAACGGATTCAGTCGGCGTCAACTGGGCGCCGGCGCCCTGGCCCTGGGGGGTGCCCTGGCCGTCGCCCCGTTCGCGGCCGGGCCGGCCGAGGCCGTCTCGGACACAGGCCGCCGTCCCACCCTGCGGCGCGGTTCCGCCGAACGCGCCGGGCTCCTCCCCGGCCATCTGCGCCGGCTCGTCACCGACGCCGAGGCATTCCTCGGCCCGTCCCCCGAGCACCCGTGGTACGCGGGCGCCGTGCTGCTCGCCGGCCGGGGCGGCACGGTGGCGCTGCACGAACCGATCGGCATGGCGGTGCGCTACCGGGCCTACGACGAGGCGACGGACACCGGTGTCGAGTTCCCGCCGGACGAGCAGATCCCGATGGCCGGGGACACGGTGTTCGACCTCGCGTCGATCTCCAAGCTGTTCACCTCGATCCTCGCCGTGCAGCAGCTGGAGCGGGGCGCGCTGGAGCTGGCGGCGCCGGTCGCCTCGTACCTGCCGGACTTCGGCCGGGCGGGCAAGAAGGACGTGACGATCCGGCACCTGCTGACCCACACCTCGGGTTTCCGGGCGTGGATCCCGCTGTACAGCGCGCCCACGTACGAGGAGAAGGTGCAACTCGTCTACGCCGAGGCCCCCGTCAGCGCGCCCGGCACGGCGTACCTGTACTCGGACCTCAACATGATCTCGCTCCAGCTGGTGCTGGAGGAGGTCACGGGCCGCACACTGGACGTCCTGCTGCGCGAGGAGATCACGAGGCCGCTGGGTCTCACCCGCACCCGCTACAACCCGCCCGCCTCCTGGCGGCCCGGGATCGCGGCCACCGAGGACGCCCGCAAGCCCTGGTCCGGTCTGGACCGGGGGCTGGTGTGGGGCGAGGTGCACGACGAGAACGCCTTCAGCCTGGGCGGCGTCGCGGGACACGCGGGGGTGTTCTCCTGCGCGTGGGACCTCGCGGTCCTCGGTCGGGCCCTGCTCAACGGCGGGTCCTACGGGCGGGCGCGGATCCTGCGGCCGGAGTCCGTGGAGCTGATGTTCACGGACTTCAACACCGACTTCCCGGGCGACGAGCACGGCCTGGGCTTCGAGCTGTACCAGCACTGGTACATGGGTGCGATGGCCACGCCGCGCACGGCCGGGCACACCGGTTTCACGGGCACCTCGCTGGTGCTCGACCCGACGACCGACTCCTTCCTCGTCGTCCTCGGCAACTCCGTCCACCCGGTGCGCGGTTGGCGTTCCGGGTCGGCCCCCCGGGTGGCGGCGGGCACCAACCTGGCGCGGGCGGTACCGGTCCGTCCGGCACACGGGCGCACGGCGTGGTTCTCGGGGACGGCGAATTCCACCACGGCCACGCTCACGCTGCCCGCCCTGGACACGTCGGCCGGGCGGGCCCGACTGCGCTGCGCGCTGTGGTGGGACACCGAGCCCGGCTCGGACGTGCTGGTCCTGGAGGCCTCGACCGACGGCGGCGCGGAATGGCGGCCGGTGCCGTTCACCACCACGCGCCGCGGCGAGGCGCCCCGCGACCATCCGGCGGGCTCGGCCACCGGCTGGTCGGGACGCGTCTGGCACCGGCTGAGCGCCGCGCTCCCGGCCGCGCACGGGCTCACCCTGCGCTGGCGGTACACGACCGACCGGCTGTACGTGGGCCGCGGGGCGTACGTCGACGGCCTGCGCGCGGACGCGGCCGGCGAGGTCCTGTTCCACGACGCGCGCCCGGCGGACGCGGCACGCGTCGTGGCCGAGGGGTGGACGGCGTCGGCGGACTAGGCCCTGTCCTGTTCCAGCACCGCCATCGCCGCGTTGTGCCCCGGTACCCCGCTCACGCCTCCTCCGCGCACGGCGCCCGCGCCGCACAGCAGGACGCCTGCCCGGCCGGTCTCCACGCCCCAGTGGCCGGTGCCCTCCTGGGCGTGGGGCCAGGACAGCTCGCGGTGGAAGATGTTGCCGCCGGGCAGGCGCAGGTCGCGTTCCAGGTCGAGGGGCGATCTGGCCTCGATGCAGGGCCGTCCGTCGGCGTCGGTCGCCAGGCAGTCGGCGAGGGGCTCGGCCAGGTGGGCGTCGAGCTGGGCGAGGGTCGACTGGAGCAGTTCCTCGCGTACGGCGTCGTTGTCCCGGGCGAAGAGGCGGGCGGGCGTGTGCAGGCCGAACAGGGTGAGGGTGTGCATGCCCTTGGCGGCCAGGCCGGGCCCGAGGATCGTGGGGTCGGTCAGCGAGTGGCAGTAGATCTCCGAGGGCGGGGCGGCGGGCAGTTCACCGGCGGCCGCCCGGGCGTGCGCGGCGGCCAGTTGCTCGTAGCCCTCGGCGATGTGGAAGGTCCCGGCGAAGGCCTCGCGCGGGTCGGTGTCCGGGTCGCGCAGCCGCGGCAGCCTGGTCAGCAGCATGTTCACCTTGAGCTGGGCGCCCTCGGCCGGTGCGGGCGGGGCGTCCCCCGTGAGCGCCGCCAGCTCGCGCGGCGAGGCGTTCACCAGGACGTGGCGGGCGGCGGCGACGCCCTCGCCGTCGGCCGAGCGGAAGGTGACCTCGGCGCTGTGCCCGTCCGCGTCGATCCGGACCGCCTCGTGGCCGGTGGCGAGCACGGCACCCGCGGCGCGGGCGGCGTCGGCCAGCGCGTCGGTGAGCGCGCCCATGCCGCCGACGGGTACGTTCCAGGCTCCGGTGCCGCCGCCGATCACGTGGTAGAGGAAGCAGCGGTTCTGGGCCAGGGAGGGGTCGTGGGCGTCGGCGAAGGTGCCGATCAGCGCGTCGGTGAGGGCCACGCCCCGCACCAGGTCGTCGGCGAAGTGCTCCTCGATCGCGACGCCGACCGGCTCCTCGAACAGGGCCCGCCAGGCCGTCTCGTCGTCGACCCGGCGGCGCAGTTCGTCCCGGGTGGGCAGCGGTTCGGTGAGGGTGGGGAAGACCCGCTGGGCCACGTGGCCGGTCATGGCGTAGAAGCGCTGCCAGGCGGCGTACTCCCGCTGCGAGCCGGTGAGCCGGGCGAACGACTCGCGGGTGCGGCGCTCGCCCCCGCCGACGAGGAGCCCGGTGGGCCGCCCGGCGCGCTCGACGGGCGTGTACGAGGAGACGGTGCGCGCACGCACCCGGAAGTCCAGGCCGAGATCCCGCACGATCTTCCTGGGCAGCAGGCTGACCAGGTACGAGTAGCGCGACAGCCGTGCGTCGACCCCGGCGAACGGCGCCGTGGACACGGCCGCTCCGCCGGTGTGGTCCAGCCGTTCGAGGACCAGCACGGAGCGGCCGGCCCGGGCCAGGTAGGCGGCGGCGACCAGGCCGTTGTGGCCGCCGCCGACGATGACGGCGTCGTAGCTGCGGGAGGTGCTGGGCGGGGGCGTCATGGCTCTTGGTAGCACGGCCCGATCCGGGGCGGCCAGCCCGGCGTCGCGCACCGTGCCCGGTCAGCGGGCGGCCACCGAGCGCAGTGTCGCGACCCTGCGGTACAGCTCCGCCGCCTCGGCCGCGCGGCCGAGCTGTTCCAGGCAGTGGGCCTCGTCGTCGCGGGCGACGAGGGTGTCGGGCCGGTCGGGGCCCAGGACCCGTTCGCGGGCGGCGGCGACCAGCCGGTACTCGGTGAGGGCGGCGGCCCAGCGGCCCAGCCAGCCCAGGGCGACGGCGACCTCGCGGTGGCTGACCAGGGTGTCGGGATGGTCGGGGCCCAGCACCCGTCCGCGGGCCGCGCACACCGCGCGGGCCTCGTCCAGCGCCTCCGCCCAGCGGCCCAGCCTGCCGAGGTTGACGCCCCGGCCGTGCCGGGCGCGCAGGGTCTCGGGATGATCGGCGCCCTGGGCGCGGGCGCGGTCGGCGATCAGTTCCTCGTAGGCGGTCAGCGCCTCGGCGCAGCGGCCGAGGCGGCCGAGGGCGACGCCGGTCTCGTAGCGGGCGGCGAAGGTGTCGGGGTGGTCGGGGCCGAGAGCTCGGGCGCGGGCGGCGGCGACCTCGCGGTAGGTCGCCAGAGCCTCCTGCCAGCGGTCGAGCCGCCCGAGTTCGTAGGCCACCTCGTAGCGGGTGACGAGAGTGTCGGGGTGGCCGGGGCCGAGCACCCGGGCCCGGGCCGCGGCCACCTCGCGGGCCATCCGGTGGGCGTCCTCGGTACGGCCGAGCCGGCCCAGGTTGAAGGCCAGGTTGTGCCGGCAGCGCAGGGTGTCGGGATGGTCGGCGCCCATGGTGCGCTCACGGGCGGTCAGCACCGACGTGTACACCTGGTGGGCGTCGGTGTGGCGGCCCAGCCG encodes the following:
- a CDS encoding phytoene desaturase family protein; protein product: MTPPPSTSRSYDAVIVGGGHNGLVAAAYLARAGRSVLVLERLDHTGGAAVSTAPFAGVDARLSRYSYLVSLLPRKIVRDLGLDFRVRARTVSSYTPVERAGRPTGLLVGGGERRTRESFARLTGSQREYAAWQRFYAMTGHVAQRVFPTLTEPLPTRDELRRRVDDETAWRALFEEPVGVAIEEHFADDLVRGVALTDALIGTFADAHDPSLAQNRCFLYHVIGGGTGAWNVPVGGMGALTDALADAARAAGAVLATGHEAVRIDADGHSAEVTFRSADGEGVAAARHVLVNASPRELAALTGDAPPAPAEGAQLKVNMLLTRLPRLRDPDTDPREAFAGTFHIAEGYEQLAAAHARAAAGELPAAPPSEIYCHSLTDPTILGPGLAAKGMHTLTLFGLHTPARLFARDNDAVREELLQSTLAQLDAHLAEPLADCLATDADGRPCIEARSPLDLERDLRLPGGNIFHRELSWPHAQEGTGHWGVETGRAGVLLCGAGAVRGGGVSGVPGHNAAMAVLEQDRA
- a CDS encoding serine hydrolase domain-containing protein, with product MAGQATNGFSRRQLGAGALALGGALAVAPFAAGPAEAVSDTGRRPTLRRGSAERAGLLPGHLRRLVTDAEAFLGPSPEHPWYAGAVLLAGRGGTVALHEPIGMAVRYRAYDEATDTGVEFPPDEQIPMAGDTVFDLASISKLFTSILAVQQLERGALELAAPVASYLPDFGRAGKKDVTIRHLLTHTSGFRAWIPLYSAPTYEEKVQLVYAEAPVSAPGTAYLYSDLNMISLQLVLEEVTGRTLDVLLREEITRPLGLTRTRYNPPASWRPGIAATEDARKPWSGLDRGLVWGEVHDENAFSLGGVAGHAGVFSCAWDLAVLGRALLNGGSYGRARILRPESVELMFTDFNTDFPGDEHGLGFELYQHWYMGAMATPRTAGHTGFTGTSLVLDPTTDSFLVVLGNSVHPVRGWRSGSAPRVAAGTNLARAVPVRPAHGRTAWFSGTANSTTATLTLPALDTSAGRARLRCALWWDTEPGSDVLVLEASTDGGAEWRPVPFTTTRRGEAPRDHPAGSATGWSGRVWHRLSAALPAAHGLTLRWRYTTDRLYVGRGAYVDGLRADAAGEVLFHDARPADAARVVAEGWTASAD
- a CDS encoding DUF397 domain-containing protein translates to MAESTTHQRTLMGWDKPELDLSNAQWQSSSRGLGDVQIAFVEGFIAMRNSGSPQSPSLIFTPAEWGAFVSGAREGEFDLT
- a CDS encoding acyl-CoA synthetase, with the translated sequence MTPGHGSTGSTVDGVLRRSARRTPARVAVEYRDRSWTYAELDTAVSRAASVLLGEGLSPGDRVAAYGHNSDAYLIAFLACARAGLVHVPVNQNLTGEDLAHIVGQSGSTLVLTDPGLAARLPGQARTLPLRDTDDSLLARLAAAPPYDGPEPGAEDLVQLLYTSGTTALPKGAMMTHRALVHEYLSAITALDLGAGDRPVHALPLYHSAQTHVFLLPYLAVGATNIILDAPDGDRLFDLIEAGRVDSLFAPPTVWIGLANRADFATRDLTGLRKAYYGASIMPVPVLERLRARLPHLAFYNCFGQSEIGPLATVLGPDEHEGRMDSCGRPVLFVDARVVDEDGKDVPDGTPGEVVYRSPQLCDGYWDRPEETEAAFRDGWFHSGDLAVRDADGYYTIVDRVKDVINSGGVLVASRQVEDALYTHHAVAEAAVIALPDERWIEAVTAVVVPRSEVTEDELIAHTRERLTAFKAPKRVLFVDALPRNASGKILKRELRDRFAGA
- a CDS encoding alpha/beta fold hydrolase yields the protein MQTFTAHDGTRLAFHVRGEGDPLVVLPGGPMRASSYLGDLGGLAAHRLLVLLDLRGTGGSAVPQDPATYRCDRLVADVEALREHLGLARMDLLAHSAGGSLALLYAARHPERVSRLVLVTATPWALDMPATPEDRLRAALLRADEPWFEEAIGPFRAWLAGTGEFDPVFAPFFFGRWDDTARAHDARADEESNDGAGDVFLSPDAFDPPATRAALARCLAPVLVLAGERDGGPSPELARRCADVFPRAELAVQPGAGHYPWLDDPRWFTHRIATFLGPNRSPSHLPARHFPRGLSAVEPGR